Part of the Pleurocapsa minor HA4230-MV1 genome, CGCTGCTCACTGTTCATGGGTAGATATCCCTAAAGTCGTTGGCAAGAGGCAAATGGTAGAATTATTACGAGTTATTAAATATTGCGATCTAACTAGGCAATCAAAGATTAGAAAGCAAATATAAATCAATTAGGAATACGGATCATACATAAAAATTACTATGCTGAAAAGACTGTTGGGCGACCCCAATGCACGTAAATTAAAGAAATTTCAGCCTTTGGTGGCAGAAATCAATCTGATTGAAGAAGACATCAAAAATCTAGCTGACGAAGATTTAAAAGCCAAAACGAACGAATTTCGTGAACAGTTGGCGAAGGGGAAAAACGACGATGAAATCAAAGAAATTCTTGATGATATTTTGCCCGAAGCTTTTGCCGTAGTTAGAGAAGCAGCAATTCGTGTTTTAGGAATGCGTCACTATGACGTGCAGTTGCTTGGAGGCATAGTATTACACAAAGGTCAGATTGCCGAGATGAAAACTGGGGAAGGTAAAACCCTTGTATGTACCTTACCCGCTTATCTCAATGGTTTGACAGGTAAAGGAGTTCATGTCGTTACAGTTAACGATTATCTTGCTCGTAGGGATGCGGAATGGATGGGGCAGGTTCACCGTTTCTTAGGCTTATCTGTTGGTTTGATTCAGTCGGGAATGAGTCCTCCTGAAAGAAGAAAAAACTACGCTTGTGATATTACCTACACTACTAACAGTGAGTTAGGCTTTGATTATCTGCGGGATAACATGGCTGTTTCCATGGAAGAAGTGGTACAGCGTCCTTTTAATTACTGTGTCATTGATGAGGTTGATTCGGTACTAATTGATGAAGCCAGAACTCCTCTAATTATTTCGGGACAGGTTGAACGCCCCACAGAAAAGTATCTTCAGGCATCTCAAATAGCAGCCCAGCTAGTTAAACAGCAAGAAAATTACGATGAGGAATTAAATGGTAGTGAGGGCGTTGGTGATTACGAAGTAGATGAGAAAGCTCGTAATGTTTTGATGACCGACGAAGGTTTTGCCCGTGCGGAAGAAATCCTTGGGGTCAGTGACCTATACGACCCTGAAAATCCTTGGGCGCACTATATTTCTAATGCGGTTAAAGCTAAAGAACTCTTTACTAAAGACGTTAATTACATGGTGCGTAACGACGAGATTGTGATCGTCGATGAGTTTACAGGACGGGTATTAGCAGGCAGACGCTGGAGTGATGGTTTACATCAAGCTATTGAAGCCAAAGAAGGTGTGCCAATTCAGAAAGAAACTCAAACTCTGGCTAGTATTACTTATCAAAACTTTTTCTTGCTCTATCCTACATTGGCAGGGATGACTGGTACAGCTAAAACTGAAGAAACTGAGTTTGAAAAAGTGTACAAGCTTCAGGTAACAATTATCCCGACCAACTTGCCTTCTAAACGTGCCGATTTAGCTGATGTTGTGTTTAAACAAGAAATTGGTAAATGGCAGGCGGTAGCAGAAGATTCTGCCAATATGCATGAGAAGGGACGACCTGTATTAGTAGGTACTACCAGCGTTGAGAAATCCGAGTTGATTTCTAAGTTATTGCAAGAAAAAGGCATTGAACATAATTTGCTCAACGCAAAACCAGAAAACGTCGAGCGGGAATCAGAAATTGTGGCCCAAGCAGGTCGTAAAACGGCTGTAACTATTGCCACTAACATGGCTGGGCGTGGTACTGATATTATTTTGGGTGGTAATGCCGATTATATGGCAAGGCTCAAAGTTAGAGAATATTTGATGCCTAAAATAGTTGCTCCTGAAGATGACAATTTCATGGCGGGAGTGCCAGGTGTCGATTTAGGTAAAAATTCGCCTAAAGGTTTTGGCAACGGTAGCAGTAACGGTAAAAAAGTTAAAACTTGGAAAGCCTCACCCCAAATCTTCCCGACTGAACTATCAACAGAAACTCAGAATTTTCTTAAGGAAACGGTAAAATTTGCCGTTCAACAATATGGAGAACAAAGCTTATCTGAACTAGATGCCGAGGAAAAAATTGCGATCGCTTCAGAAAATGCTCCTGTAGAAGATCCTGTCCTACTGAAGCTCAGAGAAGCTTACAAGATGGTGCTTGAAGAGTATGAAGTGTTTACCAAGGCAGAACATAATGAGGTGGTTGCCAACGGTGGACTACATGTAATTGGGACTGAGCGTCATGAATCTCGTCGAGTAGATAACCAGTTGCGAGGTCGTGCGGGTAGACAGGGTGACCCTGGTTCAACTAGATTTTTCCTCAGTTTACAGGATAACCTGTTGCGGATCTTTGGTGGCGATCGCGTGGAAAAACTGATGAATATGATGCGGGTGGAAGACGATATGCCCATTGAATCTAAAATGCTCACCAACTCCCTCGAAGGAGCGCAAAAAAAAGTCGAGACTTTCTATTACGATACTCGTAAACAAGTGTTTGAGTATGACGAGGTGATGAACAACCAGCGTCGTGCTATTTATGCTGAACGTCGTCGGGTATTGGAAGGATTAGACCTCAAAGAACAGGTAATTCAGTATGCTGAAAAAACGATGAGTGAAATTGTCGATGCCTATATTAATCCTGAGCTACCCCCTGAAGAGTGGAAGCTAGACAAAATGGTTGATAAAGCCAAAGAGTTTATCTATCTGCTAGAAGATGTAGCACCTGAACATTTAGAAGACATGACTGTTAATGAGATCAAAAACTTTTTATGTGAAGAAGTTCGCAAGGCTTATGACATCAAAGAACATCAAATTGACAGTATGCAGCCTGGGTTAATGCGCCAAGCGGAACGATTCTTTATTTTGCAACAGATTGATACCCTCTGGCGAGAACACCTACAGGCTATGGATGCCCTACGAGATTCAATCGGACTGAGGGGTTATGGGCAAAAAGACCCCTTAATTGAATATAAACAAGAAGGATATGAAATGTTTTTGGAAATGATGATTGATATCCGTCGCAATGTTGTTTATTCTCTGTTCCAGTTTAAGCCACAACCTCAGCCACAACCCCAGGCAGTATAAATAAAACACTGTCTCTTTTCTTATATTTCTTTAAAGCCAGTAATCAGTGCTGGCTTTTTTTTAAGTATGTAATTTTATTCATATAGCCATACGTAAAAACGTTAGGACATTTTTGAAATACTACTTCCTATTTCCTATTTCCTATTTCCTACTTACGAGCCGATTAATATTAATGTCCTAATTTAACTTTGTACGGCTATATCTAACAGCGATCGCTTTTCGTCGAGATGAGATAATTTTCTTTTGTCTAAAGCATCTTATATTAGCGATAAAGATTTATATTAATCTTGAGTGTCTATACTCCTTCAACGGTTTTATTCTTCCTATATTTGTTGCTTAATCTATGTCTCATCCTCTCTACGTAGCTTTTGTCTGGCATCAACATCAACCTTTATATAAATCGAGAGAAGCAGACTCGGATGCTTGGGGACAGTATCGTTTACCTTGGGTCAGATTACACGGGACTAAGGATTATCTAGACTTGGTGTTGATGTTGGAGCGTTATCCTAAGCTGCATCAGACGGTAAACCTAGTGCCATCTTTGATGTTGCAACTGGAAGATTATGCCGAAGGAGAAGCGATCGATCCTTACTTGGCATTGGCTCTAACTCCCGAAGCGCAATTAAAGATTAAAGATAAGCAATATATTATCAAGCATTTCTTTGATGGTTATTTTCATACTTTAGTTGAACCCCATCCTCGTTATGCTCAACTGTATTATCAGAGACAAGATAAAGGTGCTGCTTGGTGTTTAGAAAATTGGACAGAACAAGACTATAGCGATTTGTTAGCTTGGCATAATTTAGCCTGGATCGATCCTTTGTTTTGGGATGATGCTGAGATTGCTGGCTGGCTCAAACAGGGTAAAGATTTCACCTTAAGCGATCGCCAAAGAATTTATTCTAAACAACGCTCAATTATCAAGCGGATTATTCCCCAACACAAACAGATGCAGAATCGCGGGCAGTTGGAGATTATGACCTCCCCCTACACTCACCCAATCTTGCCCTTATTAGCGGATACGAATGCGGGAAGAGTGGCAGTACCCAATCTGTCTTTACCTCAAACTCGTTTTCA contains:
- the secA gene encoding preprotein translocase subunit SecA, producing the protein MLKRLLGDPNARKLKKFQPLVAEINLIEEDIKNLADEDLKAKTNEFREQLAKGKNDDEIKEILDDILPEAFAVVREAAIRVLGMRHYDVQLLGGIVLHKGQIAEMKTGEGKTLVCTLPAYLNGLTGKGVHVVTVNDYLARRDAEWMGQVHRFLGLSVGLIQSGMSPPERRKNYACDITYTTNSELGFDYLRDNMAVSMEEVVQRPFNYCVIDEVDSVLIDEARTPLIISGQVERPTEKYLQASQIAAQLVKQQENYDEELNGSEGVGDYEVDEKARNVLMTDEGFARAEEILGVSDLYDPENPWAHYISNAVKAKELFTKDVNYMVRNDEIVIVDEFTGRVLAGRRWSDGLHQAIEAKEGVPIQKETQTLASITYQNFFLLYPTLAGMTGTAKTEETEFEKVYKLQVTIIPTNLPSKRADLADVVFKQEIGKWQAVAEDSANMHEKGRPVLVGTTSVEKSELISKLLQEKGIEHNLLNAKPENVERESEIVAQAGRKTAVTIATNMAGRGTDIILGGNADYMARLKVREYLMPKIVAPEDDNFMAGVPGVDLGKNSPKGFGNGSSNGKKVKTWKASPQIFPTELSTETQNFLKETVKFAVQQYGEQSLSELDAEEKIAIASENAPVEDPVLLKLREAYKMVLEEYEVFTKAEHNEVVANGGLHVIGTERHESRRVDNQLRGRAGRQGDPGSTRFFLSLQDNLLRIFGGDRVEKLMNMMRVEDDMPIESKMLTNSLEGAQKKVETFYYDTRKQVFEYDEVMNNQRRAIYAERRRVLEGLDLKEQVIQYAEKTMSEIVDAYINPELPPEEWKLDKMVDKAKEFIYLLEDVAPEHLEDMTVNEIKNFLCEEVRKAYDIKEHQIDSMQPGLMRQAERFFILQQIDTLWREHLQAMDALRDSIGLRGYGQKDPLIEYKQEGYEMFLEMMIDIRRNVVYSLFQFKPQPQPQPQAV